A single window of Actinoallomurus bryophytorum DNA harbors:
- a CDS encoding alpha/beta fold hydrolase, protein MPDRSPTAAVAPPLGRLYEAGGRRLMLHRSGQGGPAVVFLPGSALVGLDYVNIHERVAELTTSVLYDRAGTGWSEPADLPRTAAEVTGELHDLLRTAGVPAPYVLAGHSLGGAYARHFAQRFPGEVAGLLLLDPFHEDMAARAPRQVLEMLEQMKNQELPEATEEQIEASRGPVEEHFKTWPERVRRPLVEYHLAAWRTGWYEGRNLYDEVAGELRNAPELPDVPLIVLSAMGHDATQAHLWPEELLREINDGKRALHAELAASVPRGEHRVLEDAGHGWAHEERPDAVLQAITELLVTARH, encoded by the coding sequence ATGCCCGACCGATCACCCACCGCCGCCGTCGCCCCACCGCTGGGCCGCCTGTACGAGGCCGGTGGGCGGCGCCTGATGCTGCACCGCTCCGGTCAGGGAGGCCCGGCGGTGGTGTTCCTGCCAGGGTCGGCCCTCGTCGGCCTCGACTACGTGAACATCCACGAGCGAGTCGCCGAGCTGACCACGAGCGTGCTGTACGACCGGGCGGGCACCGGCTGGAGCGAGCCCGCCGACCTGCCCCGTACCGCGGCCGAGGTCACCGGCGAGCTGCACGACCTGCTGCGCACCGCTGGCGTACCTGCCCCGTACGTGCTGGCCGGTCACTCTCTGGGAGGCGCCTACGCGCGCCACTTCGCCCAGCGTTTCCCCGGCGAGGTGGCCGGGCTGCTCCTGCTGGACCCCTTCCACGAGGACATGGCCGCCCGCGCCCCGCGGCAGGTGCTGGAGATGCTGGAGCAGATGAAGAACCAGGAGCTTCCGGAGGCGACCGAGGAGCAGATCGAGGCCTCACGAGGCCCTGTCGAAGAGCACTTCAAGACGTGGCCGGAGCGCGTACGCCGGCCGCTCGTCGAATACCACCTGGCCGCCTGGCGGACCGGCTGGTACGAGGGCCGCAATCTCTACGACGAGGTCGCCGGCGAGCTCCGGAACGCCCCCGAGCTCCCCGACGTGCCCCTGATCGTCCTGTCCGCGATGGGCCACGACGCCACCCAGGCGCACCTGTGGCCCGAGGAGCTCCTGCGCGAGATCAATGACGGCAAGCGCGCCCTGCACGCGGAGCTGGCGGCCTCGGTGCCGCGTGGCGAGCACCGCGTCCTCGAGGACGCCGGTCACGGCTGGGCCCACGAGGAACGCCCCGACGCCGTACTCCAGGCCATCACCGAGCTCCTCGTCACCGCTCGACACTGA
- a CDS encoding DUF5313 family protein: MTRLPGDPGPLRRIRYAAGFRLPEEHRSWVQHDLTDAGWRGRILARHLALMVPLCVLLGLLPAEWGIRVAVAVLALLGSTFVVVINFSDIRQARLRQHGLPVPDDPQRGHPPH; the protein is encoded by the coding sequence CTGACCCGGCTGCCCGGGGATCCGGGACCCCTGCGGCGTATCCGGTACGCCGCTGGGTTCCGGCTGCCGGAAGAACACCGCAGCTGGGTACAGCACGACCTGACCGACGCGGGGTGGCGTGGCCGCATACTGGCCCGCCACCTCGCGCTCATGGTCCCGCTGTGCGTCCTGCTCGGCCTGCTGCCCGCCGAGTGGGGCATCCGTGTGGCCGTCGCCGTACTGGCCCTGCTGGGCAGCACGTTCGTCGTGGTGATCAACTTCAGTGACATCCGCCAGGCCCGGCTACGCCAGCACGGCCTCCCTGTCCCCGACGATCCGCAGCGCGGCCACCCGCCCCACTGA
- a CDS encoding acetyl/propionyl/methylcrotonyl-CoA carboxylase subunit alpha: MRKVMIANRGEIAVRIARACKDAGIGSVAVYSEPDLDGLHVQVADEAYALGGQSAAESYLDIGKLLGVAKESGADAVHPGYGFLAENAGFAQAVIDAGLTWIGPPPSAIEALGDKVQARHIAQKVGAPLVAGTKDPVNDAGEVVEFAREHGLPIAIKAAFGGGGRGLKVARTLEEVPDHYESAVREAVGAFGRGECFVERYLDKPRHVETQCLADKDGNVVVVSTRDCSLQRRHQKLVEEAPAPFLTTEQRDLLYNSSKAILKEAGYVGAGTCEFLVGQDGTISFLEVNTRLQVEHPVSEEVAGVDLVREQFRIADGETIGYDDPELRGHSFEFRINAEDAGRNFLPAPGTVRKWSPPTGPGVRLDTGFEQGMTVPQMYDSMIAKLVVTGADRTQALQRARRALAEFEIEGMPTVIAFHRTVVEDPAFTDEPFRVHTRWIETEFDNRIAPYEGVAEGDEPGEREKVTVEVGGKRIEVVLPAGLGGGAPAAAASAPAKRRGGQKAGAREIGGDALVSPMQGTIVKVVAEDGATVAAGDPIVVLEAMKMEQPLTAHKAGTVSGLSAEVGQTVSSGAVICEIKEG, from the coding sequence GTGCGTAAGGTCATGATTGCCAACCGGGGTGAGATCGCGGTGCGGATCGCGCGTGCCTGTAAGGACGCTGGGATCGGCAGTGTTGCCGTCTACTCCGAGCCTGACCTCGACGGATTGCACGTTCAGGTCGCCGACGAGGCGTACGCGCTCGGGGGGCAGAGTGCGGCTGAGAGCTACCTCGACATCGGCAAGCTTCTCGGCGTCGCCAAAGAGAGTGGTGCCGACGCCGTGCATCCCGGCTACGGGTTCCTCGCTGAGAACGCCGGGTTCGCCCAAGCCGTCATCGACGCCGGGCTCACCTGGATCGGGCCTCCGCCCAGTGCGATCGAGGCGCTCGGGGACAAGGTGCAGGCGCGGCATATCGCGCAGAAGGTCGGGGCTCCCCTCGTCGCCGGTACCAAGGATCCGGTCAACGACGCCGGCGAGGTCGTGGAGTTCGCTAGAGAGCACGGCCTGCCGATCGCGATCAAGGCGGCGTTCGGCGGGGGTGGGCGGGGGCTGAAGGTCGCCCGCACGCTCGAAGAAGTGCCTGACCACTACGAGTCCGCCGTACGCGAGGCGGTCGGCGCGTTCGGGCGTGGGGAGTGCTTCGTCGAGCGGTACCTCGACAAGCCGCGCCACGTCGAGACCCAGTGTCTCGCCGACAAGGACGGCAACGTCGTCGTCGTCTCCACCCGCGACTGCTCACTGCAGCGCCGCCACCAGAAGCTCGTCGAAGAGGCGCCCGCTCCGTTTCTGACCACAGAACAGAGAGACCTCCTCTACAACAGCTCCAAGGCCATCCTCAAAGAGGCCGGGTACGTCGGCGCCGGCACCTGTGAGTTCCTCGTCGGCCAGGACGGCACGATCTCCTTCCTCGAGGTCAACACCCGCCTGCAGGTCGAGCACCCGGTGAGCGAGGAGGTCGCCGGGGTCGACCTCGTACGCGAGCAGTTCCGGATCGCGGACGGCGAGACGATCGGCTACGACGACCCTGAGCTGCGCGGGCACTCCTTCGAGTTCCGGATCAACGCCGAGGACGCCGGGCGTAACTTCCTGCCGGCGCCCGGGACCGTACGGAAGTGGAGCCCGCCCACCGGGCCCGGGGTGCGGCTCGACACCGGGTTCGAGCAGGGCATGACGGTTCCTCAGATGTACGACTCGATGATCGCCAAGCTCGTCGTCACCGGCGCGGACCGGACGCAGGCTCTGCAGCGGGCGCGGCGGGCGCTCGCCGAGTTCGAGATCGAGGGCATGCCCACCGTCATCGCGTTCCATCGGACGGTGGTCGAGGATCCGGCGTTCACCGACGAGCCGTTCCGTGTGCACACGCGGTGGATCGAGACCGAGTTCGACAACCGCATCGCGCCGTACGAGGGAGTGGCCGAGGGCGACGAGCCCGGCGAGCGGGAGAAGGTCACGGTCGAGGTCGGTGGCAAGCGCATCGAGGTCGTGCTCCCCGCGGGGCTGGGCGGCGGCGCCCCGGCCGCGGCGGCGTCCGCTCCGGCCAAGCGGAGGGGCGGGCAGAAGGCCGGCGCCCGCGAGATCGGTGGTGACGCCCTGGTCAGCCCCATGCAGGGCACCATCGTCAAGGTCGTGGCCGAGGACGGCGCCACCGTGGCGGCGGGCGACCCGATCGTCGTGCTGGAGGCGATGAAGATGGAGCAGCCGCTTACCGCGCACAAGGCCGGTACGGTCAGCGGGCTTTCCGCCGAGGTCGGCCAGACCGTCTCCAGCGGCGCGGTGATCTGTGAGATCAAGGAAGGCTGA
- a CDS encoding WXG100 family type VII secretion target, which yields MSGDKRGGNLGALHDLSTMFSKHSKNLDQIIRDLNGKTVNSQNDWWGPGAERFRQAWQEAKGSFDKMAHALEEGGQDVKKSAQNIERATS from the coding sequence ATGTCCGGAGACAAGCGCGGCGGAAATCTTGGCGCTCTGCACGACCTGTCAACGATGTTCAGTAAGCACTCGAAGAACCTCGACCAGATCATCCGTGACCTGAACGGCAAGACCGTCAACAGCCAGAACGACTGGTGGGGCCCCGGCGCGGAACGTTTCCGCCAGGCATGGCAGGAGGCCAAGGGGTCCTTCGACAAGATGGCCCACGCCCTGGAAGAGGGCGGCCAGGACGTCAAGAAGTCCGCACAGAACATCGAACGCGCGACCAGCTAA